The following are encoded together in the Mycolicibacterium arabiense genome:
- a CDS encoding DUF5319 domain-containing protein produces the protein MRDHLPPGLPPDPFADDPCDPSAALDAIEPGQPLDPQERIAVEADLADLAVYEALLAHKGIRGLVVCCDECQQDHYHDWDMLRANLLQLLVDGTVRPHEPAYDPEPDAYVTWDYCRGYADASLNEATSSDSDGYR, from the coding sequence GTGCGTGACCACCTGCCACCGGGTTTGCCGCCCGATCCGTTCGCCGACGACCCGTGTGATCCTTCGGCGGCTCTCGACGCGATCGAGCCGGGACAGCCGCTGGATCCGCAGGAACGCATAGCCGTCGAGGCGGACTTGGCCGATCTGGCCGTGTACGAGGCCCTGTTGGCGCACAAGGGCATTCGCGGGCTCGTCGTCTGCTGCGACGAGTGCCAGCAGGACCACTACCACGACTGGGACATGCTGCGCGCCAACCTGTTGCAGCTGCTCGTCGACGGCACGGTCCGTCCACACGAGCCTGCCTACGATCCGGAACCGGACGCGTACGTCACGTGGGATTACTGCCGCGGATACGCCGACGCCTCGCTCAACGAGGCCACGTCGTCGGATTCCGACGGCTATCGCTGA
- a CDS encoding anti-sigma-D factor RsdA, producing MPDFGRWTSNGGDSSLNDINRADRFVEALSTNQPVYSTDPGDAELAYLLADWRDGVRETPLFAVVTEDDAAMALRAAQRPRHANRFTLSVVGSAAAAVLCIGGFGAAVYGAGPGDALYGMRNMIFGEQQVTRDDQVALAAQQELAQVQQLVEQGQWDQAQDKLVALSTTVQSVDEVERKHDLIEQFNALSYKVVEQDPAATLPPAGEPLPVLPESPLTLLPVPVVTDTTSTTETTTGPEVLPSDSTSPATTTPTSPTTTPSSPGAPTTSPAPGASEPGNTGTTEPGTSAPGTPPPGTTEPATTTAPPTTSAPATTVPPSTTTQAPPPVTTVTTTVPTTVTTTTTRQPVADAPSPQAPASQAPASPTRVATSSIPPAPRTTVPPAPEGEVEVEVEEGPEAPVTTTIVVPESAG from the coding sequence ATGCCTGATTTCGGTCGATGGACGTCCAACGGCGGCGATTCCTCACTCAACGACATCAACCGCGCCGACCGCTTCGTCGAGGCGCTCAGCACCAATCAGCCGGTCTACTCGACCGACCCCGGTGACGCCGAGCTGGCGTACCTGCTCGCCGACTGGCGCGACGGCGTCCGCGAGACGCCGTTGTTCGCGGTGGTCACCGAGGACGACGCCGCGATGGCGCTTCGCGCCGCGCAGCGGCCGCGCCACGCCAACCGGTTCACGCTGTCGGTCGTCGGATCCGCAGCGGCAGCAGTCCTGTGCATCGGCGGGTTCGGTGCCGCGGTCTACGGCGCCGGTCCTGGCGACGCGCTCTATGGCATGCGCAACATGATCTTTGGCGAGCAGCAGGTCACCCGCGACGACCAGGTCGCACTGGCCGCTCAGCAGGAGCTGGCGCAGGTGCAGCAGCTCGTCGAGCAGGGGCAGTGGGATCAGGCCCAGGACAAGCTCGTCGCCCTGTCGACCACTGTGCAGAGCGTCGACGAGGTCGAGCGCAAGCACGACCTGATCGAGCAGTTCAACGCCCTGTCCTACAAGGTCGTCGAGCAGGACCCGGCCGCCACGCTGCCGCCCGCGGGCGAGCCCCTGCCGGTTCTCCCGGAGTCGCCGCTGACGCTGCTGCCGGTGCCGGTCGTGACCGACACGACGTCGACCACCGAGACCACGACGGGACCCGAGGTCCTGCCGTCGGACTCGACGTCACCCGCCACCACCACTCCGACGTCGCCCACCACGACGCCGTCCTCACCCGGTGCTCCGACGACGTCGCCGGCACCGGGTGCTAGCGAGCCCGGGAACACCGGGACCACCGAGCCGGGAACCAGCGCGCCGGGAACGCCTCCGCCGGGAACCACCGAGCCCGCGACCACGACGGCTCCGCCGACCACGTCGGCACCGGCCACGACCGTGCCGCCGAGCACGACCACCCAGGCGCCGCCGCCCGTGACGACTGTGACCACGACGGTCCCGACCACGGTGACCACGACGACGACGCGCCAGCCGGTGGCCGATGCTCCATCGCCGCAGGCTCCGGCCAGTCAGGCGCCGGCGTCACCGACCCGCGTGGCGACCAGTTCGATCCCACCTGCGCCCAGGACCACCGTGCCCCCGGCACCGGAGGGTGAGGTAGAGGTCGAGGTGGAAGAGGGCCCCGAGGCGCCCGTCACCACGACGATCGTGGTGCCCGAGAGCGCTGGCTGA